One Hippoglossus hippoglossus isolate fHipHip1 chromosome 13, fHipHip1.pri, whole genome shotgun sequence genomic window carries:
- the ppp2r1bb gene encoding serine/threonine-protein phosphatase 2A 65 kDa regulatory subunit A beta isoform → MAGADGDDSLYPIAVLIDELRNEDVQLRLNSIKKLSTIALALGVERTRTELLPFLTDTIYDEDEVLLALAEQLGNFTMLVGGPEYVHCLLPPLESLATVEETVVRDKAVESLRKISQEHSPVDLEVHFEPLVKRLASGDWFTSRTSACGLFSVCYPRVSSSVKAEIRQHFRTLCSDDTPMVRRAAASKLGEFAKVLELDYVKSDIISLFTALASDEQDSVRLLAVEACVSIATLLPQEDLETLVMPTLRQAAEDKSWRVRYMVADKFSELQKAVGPEITKNDLVPAFQNLLKDCEAEVRAAAANKVKEFCENLPEDSREQIIMTHILPCVKELVSDTNQHVKSALASVIMGLSTILGKDNTIEHLLPLFLAQLKDECPEVRLNIISNLDCVNEVIGIRQLSQSLLPAIVELAEDAKWRVRLAIIEYMPLLAGQLGVEFFDEKLNTLCMAWLIDHVYAIREAATCNLMKLVEKFGAEWAQNTIVPKVLGMANDPNYLHRMTTLFCINALSEACGQDITTKQMLPVVLKMSNDQVANVRFNVAKSLQKIGPVLDSNALQTEVKPVLEKLATDTDMDVKYFAQEAISVLVLA, encoded by the exons ATGGCAGGAGCTGATGGAGACGACTCCCTCTACCCCATCGCTGTTCTCATCGATGAACTGCGGAACGAGGATGTTCAG TTACGACTGAACAGCATTAAGAAGCTGTCCACTATTGCTCTGGCGCTTGGAGTCGAGAGGACTCGCACTGAACTCCTTCCCTTCCTCACAG ATACCATctatgatgaagatgaagttctGCTGGCCTTGGCTGAGCAGCTTGGCAATTTCACTATGTTGGTGGGAGGGCCCGAGTATGTCCACTGTCTCCTG CCTCCTCTGGAGAGTCTAGCTACAGTGGAAGAAACGGTAGTAAGAGACAAAGCTGTGGAGTCACTGCGCAAGATCTCTCAGGAGCACTCTCCAGTTGACCTGGAGGTCCATTTTGAGCCTTTGGTGAAGCGGCTGGCCAGTGGTGACTGGTTCACTTCTCGTACATCTGCTTGTGGCCTGTTTAGTGTGTGTTATCCTCGTGTCTCCAGCTCTGTCAAGGCTGAGATTCGTCA GCATTTCCGCACCTTGTGTTCAGATGACACTCCTATGGTGCGTCGTGCTGCAGCATCTAAACTGGGGGAGTTTGCCAAAGTCCTCGAGCTTGATTATGTAAAAAGCGACATTATTTCCCTCTTCACTGCTCTGGCCTCTGACGAGCAG GACTCTGTGCGCCTGCTTGCAGTGGAAGCATGTGTGAGCATCGCCACTCTGCTGCCCCAGGAGGACCTGGAGACGTTGGTCATGCCAACGCTGCGCCAGGCTGCGGAGGATAAGTCCTGGAGGGTTCGCTACATGGTGGCTGACAAGTTCTCTGAA CTCCAGAAAGCAGTGGGACCGGAGATCACCAAGAACGATCTGGTCCCGGCCTTCCAGAATCTCCTGAAGGACTGTGAAGCTGAGGTTCGCGCTGCTGCAGCCaacaaagtcaaag AATTCTGCGAAAACCTCCCAGAGGACAGCCGTGAGCAAATCATCATGACTCACATTCTGCCCTGtgtcaag GAGCTCGTTTCAGACACCAACCAGCATGTGAAGTCAGCCCTGGCCTCAGTCATTATGGGCCTTTCAACCATCCTGGGCAAGGACAACACAATAGAGCACTTACTGCCTCTCTTCCTGGCTCAGCTCAAGGACGAG TGCCCCGAGGTGCGTCTCAACATCATCTCTAATCTCGACTGTGTGAACGAAGTGATTGGCATCCGTCAGCTCTCCCAGTCACTGCTGCCGGCCATAGTGGAGCTGGCAGAGGATGCGAAGTGGAGGGTCCGCCTCGCCATCATAGAGTACATGCCCCTGTTGGCAGGACAACTG GGAGTGGAGTTCTTTGATGAGAAGCTCAACACCCTTTGTATGGCCTGGCTCATTGATCATG TGTATGCCATCCGTGAGGCGGCCACCTGTAATCTAATGAAGCTGGTGGAGAAGTTTGGAGCTGAATGGGCTCAGAACACCATCGTACCCAAAGTGCTGGGCATGGCCAACGACCCCAATTACCTCCACAGGATGACCACTCTGTTCTGCATCAAT GCTCTGTCAGAGGCTTGTGGCCAGGACATCACCACTAAGCAGATGTTGCCAGTGGTGCTCAAGATGTCCAACGACCAGGTTGCCAACGTTCGCTTCAATGTGGCAAAGTCCCTTCAGAAGATTGGGCCCGTCCTTGACAGCAA TGCCCTTCAGACGGAGGTGAAGCCAGTGCTGGAGAAGCtggccacagacacagacatggaTGTCAAGTACTTTGCCCAGGAAGCTATCAGTG TTCTGGTCCTAGCATAA